A single region of the Cetobacterium sp. ZOR0034 genome encodes:
- a CDS encoding ABC transporter permease, translating to MKAEILEIVLLSLVLTGTASIFSSIVGFFISLWLFFRRDRLYKKILDFFRALTGVPTIIFGLLVLLLLSRRGLLGPLNLLFTPTAIVIAQFLLLLPLVVTLCSEVLEGDGVKILTTCKILHIPKSQLKKVFFRELKTRFLSIFLIAFARGISEVGSVMLVGGNIKGSTRVMTTYIALSTSMGNYNTSLIIALILFLLSFSLNILIKKVS from the coding sequence GTGAAAGCTGAGATTTTAGAGATAGTTTTACTATCTTTAGTTTTGACAGGAACCGCAAGTATATTTAGCTCAATTGTTGGTTTTTTTATAAGTTTATGGCTGTTTTTTAGAAGAGACAGATTATATAAAAAGATACTAGATTTTTTTAGAGCTTTAACAGGAGTACCAACGATAATTTTTGGATTGTTGGTACTTTTATTACTTTCAAGAAGAGGACTATTGGGACCTCTAAATTTATTATTTACACCAACAGCAATAGTGATAGCTCAGTTTTTACTGCTATTACCGCTTGTTGTAACTCTTTGCTCTGAAGTGTTAGAGGGAGACGGAGTGAAGATTTTAACGACATGTAAAATTTTACACATACCAAAATCACAACTGAAAAAAGTTTTTTTTCGAGAGCTAAAAACAAGATTTTTAAGTATTTTTTTAATAGCTTTTGCTAGAGGAATATCAGAGGTCGGTTCTGTTATGCTAGTAGGTGGAAATATAAAAGGTTCTACAAGAGTTATGACAACGTATATAGCTCTTTCAACTTCAATGGGAAATTATAATACATCTCTTATAATAGCTTTAATTTTATTTTTACTATCTTTTTCATTGAATATACTTATAAAAAAGGTGAGTTAG
- the eutM gene encoding ethanolamine utilization microcompartment protein EutM — translation MKYDALGMIETKGLIGSIEAADAMVKAANVYLIGKEYVGGGLVTVMVRGDVGAVKAATDAGAAAAQRVGELVSVHVIPRPHSEVEVILPASPAREIK, via the coding sequence ATGAAATACGATGCATTAGGAATGATAGAAACTAAAGGATTAATCGGATCGATTGAAGCGGCAGATGCAATGGTAAAAGCAGCGAATGTATATTTAATTGGAAAAGAATATGTAGGTGGAGGATTAGTAACAGTTATGGTAAGAGGAGACGTTGGAGCAGTAAAAGCAGCTACAGATGCAGGAGCAGCTGCGGCACAACGTGTAGGAGAATTAGTTTCTGTACATGTAATTCCAAGACCACATTCAGAAGTAGAGGTTATTTTACCAGCTTCACCAGCAAGAGAGATAAAGTAA
- a CDS encoding aldehyde ferredoxin oxidoreductase family protein, which yields MVTSYNGKLLRVNLTTEEVICETLNLELAKKFIGARGLGSKILLDEIDPNIDPLSAENKLVIMTGPVTGASVPTGGRYVVVTKSPLTGMIACSNSGGQWGAKLKYAGFDGIIIEGKSSSPKYLYINDDKIELLDAEHIWGRTSNEANIFFSAIHPNSSVLNIGPGGENQSLMAAIINDGDRAAGRSGVGAVMGSKALKAIVVNSTRTSIPVNNPDELRKELVVAMKKIKEDGVTGTGLPTYGTAVLVNIINETGSFPTNNWQGAHSKEAESISGETLAEKYLKRTYNCHRCPIGCGRVVEREGQEIGGPEYETLWAYGGNCGVYDIPSINEANFWCNELGLDSISVPCTIASAMELYEKGLITDEDCQGVPLKFGSKDAIVEWTKRIGLGETTLGRLMAKGSQRLCEHYGHPEMSMSVKKQELPAYDARGIQGIGLNYATSNRGGCHVRGYMISPEILAHPELLDRTATDNKAVWTKTFQDLTAVIDSMGMCLFTSFALGADDYKNFLNAATGTEHSVTSLLEAGERIYNLERVFNQKAGMKSEDDRLPKRLIADPIPDGPSKGHKSKLDIMLPEYYEARGWVEAFPTKETLVRLGLQDLC from the coding sequence ATGGTAACATCATATAACGGAAAGTTATTAAGAGTTAATTTAACAACTGAAGAGGTAATCTGTGAAACTTTGAATTTAGAACTAGCTAAAAAATTTATTGGAGCAAGAGGACTTGGAAGTAAAATTCTTCTTGACGAAATAGACCCCAATATCGATCCTTTATCTGCCGAAAATAAGCTTGTTATCATGACTGGACCTGTAACAGGAGCCTCTGTTCCTACAGGTGGTCGATATGTTGTAGTTACAAAATCTCCACTCACTGGTATGATTGCCTGCTCAAACTCGGGTGGTCAATGGGGGGCGAAATTAAAATACGCTGGTTTTGATGGTATTATTATAGAAGGTAAAAGTTCATCTCCTAAATACTTATATATAAATGATGATAAAATTGAACTTTTAGATGCAGAACATATTTGGGGTAGAACAAGCAATGAGGCAAATATATTTTTCAGTGCTATTCATCCAAATTCTTCTGTTTTAAACATAGGACCAGGTGGTGAAAATCAATCACTTATGGCTGCTATTATAAATGATGGCGACAGAGCTGCTGGTCGTTCTGGAGTCGGTGCTGTAATGGGATCAAAAGCTTTAAAAGCTATTGTTGTAAATTCAACTAGAACCTCTATTCCTGTGAATAATCCCGATGAACTAAGAAAAGAGCTAGTAGTCGCTATGAAAAAAATTAAAGAGGATGGGGTTACAGGAACTGGTCTTCCTACTTATGGAACTGCTGTTCTTGTTAATATAATAAATGAAACTGGAAGTTTTCCTACAAATAACTGGCAAGGTGCTCATTCCAAAGAAGCTGAAAGTATCAGTGGAGAAACTTTAGCAGAAAAATATCTAAAAAGAACCTACAACTGTCACAGATGCCCAATTGGTTGTGGAAGAGTTGTTGAAAGAGAGGGACAAGAGATTGGCGGTCCTGAATATGAAACACTTTGGGCTTATGGTGGTAACTGTGGTGTCTATGATATTCCTAGTATAAATGAAGCTAATTTCTGGTGTAATGAACTTGGATTGGATTCAATCTCTGTTCCTTGCACTATAGCCTCTGCTATGGAGCTATATGAAAAAGGACTTATAACTGATGAAGATTGTCAAGGTGTTCCTTTAAAATTCGGAAGTAAAGATGCAATTGTTGAATGGACAAAGCGAATCGGTTTAGGAGAAACTACTCTTGGTAGACTTATGGCAAAGGGGTCTCAAAGACTTTGTGAACATTATGGTCACCCTGAAATGTCTATGTCTGTTAAAAAACAAGAACTACCAGCCTATGATGCTAGAGGAATTCAAGGAATTGGTTTAAACTATGCTACTAGTAATCGTGGGGGATGTCATGTTAGAGGTTATATGATTTCTCCAGAAATTTTAGCTCATCCTGAACTTTTAGATAGAACTGCTACAGATAATAAAGCTGTTTGGACTAAAACTTTCCAAGATTTAACCGCTGTTATTGATTCTATGGGAATGTGTCTATTTACTTCTTTTGCTCTTGGTGCAGACGATTATAAAAATTTCTTAAATGCTGCAACTGGAACTGAACATTCTGTAACATCTCTTTTAGAAGCTGGTGAACGTATCTATAACCTTGAAAGAGTTTTTAATCAAAAAGCTGGTATGAAATCTGAAGATGACAGATTACCTAAGCGTTTAATTGCAGACCCTATTCCTGATGGTCCTTCTAAAGGGCATAAAAGCAAGCTCGATATTATGTTGCCAGAATATTATGAAGCTCGTGGCTGGGTTGAAGCTTTTCCTACAAAAGAAACTCTTGTTAGATTAGGACTTCAAGACTTATGTTAG
- a CDS encoding ThiF family adenylyltransferase produces the protein MEPRYSRNFESLSLDEQMIIRNQTILVVGAGGLGGLLLDHLARLGVKKIKIIDFDCFDLSNLNRQLLSNENNLGFYKVEEAKKHINLVNSTVQVEIFSERFENCDFKTLFKDVDVVFDCCDNIESKFHIEIQSQLFKIPLIYGAVGGFFGQVGIILPGHPLLNQIYPRTNLKGIESKIGNLCTTVSIVSSLQVSLFLKLILNKTFKLNGFYYIDTLSFDLEWIPFAE, from the coding sequence ATGGAACCTCGATATTCAAGAAACTTTGAATCTTTAAGTTTAGATGAACAGATGATTATTAGAAATCAAACTATTTTGGTAGTTGGAGCTGGGGGCCTTGGAGGCCTCCTTCTTGATCATCTTGCTCGATTGGGAGTAAAAAAAATTAAGATTATCGATTTTGATTGTTTCGACCTCAGTAATCTCAATCGACAGCTTTTATCTAATGAGAACAATCTTGGCTTTTATAAAGTTGAAGAGGCGAAAAAACATATCAATCTTGTAAATTCGACCGTTCAAGTTGAGATATTTTCTGAGAGATTTGAAAATTGTGACTTTAAAACTCTTTTCAAAGATGTAGACGTTGTTTTTGATTGTTGCGATAATATAGAAAGTAAATTTCATATTGAAATTCAATCTCAACTTTTTAAAATTCCTCTTATATATGGAGCTGTTGGCGGATTTTTTGGTCAAGTTGGAATCATTCTTCCTGGACACCCACTTCTCAATCAAATATATCCGCGAACAAATTTAAAAGGGATTGAATCTAAGATCGGCAATCTTTGTACCACAGTTTCTATTGTTTCTTCACTTCAAGTTTCTTTATTCCTTAAGTTAATTTTAAACAAGACTTTTAAGTTGAATGGCTTTTATTATATAGACACTCTATCTTTTGATTTGGAGTGGATTCCTTTTGCAGAATAA
- a CDS encoding (2Fe-2S)-binding protein, whose amino-acid sequence MAANTIICHCKNVDYITIRMAMVKGARTLEEIKEMTGAGTGCGRCTGEIEKILASVCGCTGASMKDVIEAVNNGADTAEKVAEITKAGAACGRCKVLVQDIIERKY is encoded by the coding sequence ATGGCAGCAAATACTATAATTTGTCATTGTAAAAATGTAGATTATATAACAATTAGAATGGCGATGGTTAAAGGTGCACGTACTTTAGAAGAAATAAAAGAGATGACTGGAGCTGGAACTGGTTGCGGGAGATGTACTGGCGAGATTGAAAAAATATTAGCTTCTGTTTGTGGATGTACTGGTGCCTCTATGAAAGATGTTATTGAGGCTGTTAATAACGGTGCTGACACAGCTGAAAAAGTAGCAGAAATAACTAAAGCAGGTGCTGCTTGTGGGAGATGTAAAGTTTTAGTTCAAGATATTATCGAAAGAAAATATTGA
- the pduL gene encoding phosphate propanoyltransferase, whose product MNKLDTLLEKILEAVEEKKLTIPVGISNRHIHLKQDDIDILFGKDYRLNKLKDLSQKDQFAAKEVVTICGPKSVIEKVRVLGPARKETQIEVSISDCLKLGIKGKVKMSGDILETPGVTLIGPKGTVVLSKGIIVSQRHIHMNEEDSKRFGVLNGDVVSIKIDGIRGGQYDNTCVRVDKRFTLECHLDTEEANALGIEPNSKVKIIK is encoded by the coding sequence ATGAATAAGTTAGATACATTATTAGAAAAAATTTTAGAGGCAGTGGAAGAAAAAAAATTAACTATTCCAGTTGGGATTTCTAATAGACACATACATTTAAAGCAAGATGACATTGATATTTTATTTGGGAAAGACTATCGACTAAATAAACTTAAAGATTTATCTCAAAAAGATCAGTTTGCAGCAAAAGAAGTTGTAACTATTTGTGGACCTAAAAGTGTTATAGAGAAAGTTAGGGTTTTGGGACCAGCAAGAAAAGAGACTCAAATAGAAGTTTCTATAAGTGATTGTTTAAAGTTGGGAATAAAAGGTAAAGTTAAAATGTCTGGAGATATTCTTGAAACTCCTGGAGTTACATTAATTGGACCAAAAGGAACAGTAGTTTTATCAAAAGGAATTATAGTTTCTCAAAGACATATTCATATGAATGAAGAGGATTCTAAGAGATTTGGAGTTTTGAATGGAGATGTTGTAAGTATTAAAATTGATGGAATCAGAGGTGGGCAATATGACAATACTTGTGTTAGAGTTGATAAAAGATTTACACTAGAGTGTCATTTAGATACTGAAGAAGCCAACGCACTTGGTATAGAACCAAATTCAAAAGTTAAAATAATAAAATAA
- a CDS encoding molybdopterin molybdotransferase MoeA — translation MNFFKTITLDQAINEIKKRIDKVIEIEEIPLWKSLNRVLSEDIFSEIDIPSFDRSTVDGYAVKAKDIFGASEFSPIPLTYIGEGEMGKKTDIFLKSGECMYIPTGGMLPEGSDAVVMIEDCENLADEILVNRGVSELSNIILKGTEVTKDEILIRKGEIIKSSHIGVLSSIGKSRVKVYKKLKFSIISTGDEIVELGKDLKLGEVYDINTHIFSALIEEGFGEVVQTFLVRDDLELLSKKLESALEKSDIVLISGGSSVGMRDFTVAALEKIGGEVFIHGLSLKPGKPTIVAKCKDKFVFGMPGHPQSGVTVFKALIEPTFLNRDRVKVYGELAQNIYGDSGKRCFINAKLEVVNGEVKIYPVTSKSSMIRPLLECDGIIIIPEYKEGFYKGEVVEVILND, via the coding sequence ATGAATTTTTTTAAAACAATTACCTTAGATCAGGCTATAAATGAGATAAAAAAAAGAATAGATAAAGTTATTGAGATAGAGGAGATACCTTTATGGAAAAGTTTAAATAGAGTTCTTTCAGAGGATATATTTTCTGAAATAGATATTCCGTCCTTTGATAGATCTACAGTTGACGGATATGCAGTAAAAGCAAAAGATATATTTGGAGCAAGTGAGTTTTCACCAATTCCTTTAACGTATATAGGAGAGGGAGAGATGGGGAAGAAGACGGACATATTTTTAAAATCTGGAGAATGTATGTATATTCCTACAGGAGGAATGTTACCAGAGGGTTCAGATGCCGTGGTTATGATTGAAGATTGTGAAAATTTGGCTGATGAGATACTTGTGAATCGAGGAGTTTCAGAACTCTCAAATATCATTTTAAAAGGTACTGAAGTGACAAAAGATGAGATTTTAATAAGAAAAGGTGAGATTATAAAATCAAGTCATATCGGAGTACTCTCTTCAATAGGAAAATCTAGAGTTAAAGTTTATAAAAAACTTAAATTTTCGATAATATCAACAGGTGATGAGATTGTAGAATTAGGAAAGGATTTAAAACTTGGAGAGGTCTATGATATAAATACACATATATTTTCAGCATTGATCGAAGAAGGGTTTGGAGAAGTTGTTCAAACATTTTTAGTGAGAGATGATTTAGAGTTATTGTCTAAAAAGTTAGAGAGTGCTCTTGAGAAATCGGATATAGTTTTAATTTCTGGTGGAAGTTCTGTAGGTATGAGGGATTTTACTGTTGCGGCATTGGAGAAAATTGGTGGAGAAGTATTTATTCATGGGCTTTCTTTAAAGCCTGGAAAACCAACTATAGTTGCTAAGTGCAAAGATAAATTTGTATTTGGTATGCCTGGTCATCCTCAATCAGGAGTGACGGTTTTTAAAGCTTTGATTGAACCAACTTTTTTAAATAGAGATAGAGTTAAAGTATATGGCGAGTTAGCTCAAAATATTTATGGTGATTCTGGAAAAAGATGTTTTATAAATGCTAAATTAGAAGTTGTAAATGGAGAAGTTAAAATATATCCAGTTACGAGCAAGTCGTCTATGATAAGACCTCTATTAGAATGTGATGGAATAATTATTATTCCAGAATATAAAGAAGGATTTTATAAAGGTGAAGTGGTAGAGGTGATACTAAATGATTGA
- the fdhD gene encoding formate dehydrogenase accessory sulfurtransferase FdhD translates to MSKKINVCDEAPIELRVNTEKLVTFMCSPYDLEDLALGHLYTRGVIKSKEELESIGACKDAKLIVACTHSEVREDLFTIPKVVLSGCGSGALFDEKIMEKERVDYSGEVSLDRLKKVAIQMLDGAEMYKKSGGMHCAAIGNLQGEIVIREDIGRHNAVDKVIGAALDKDFDLRNSVITTTGRLSLDMVLKAVSTKIPVVATISIPSSLAVELAQKLGICLIGRVGKNEPIIYTFEERIKI, encoded by the coding sequence ATGTCAAAAAAAATTAATGTATGTGACGAAGCACCAATAGAATTAAGAGTAAATACAGAAAAATTAGTTACATTTATGTGCTCACCTTATGATTTAGAAGACTTAGCGCTAGGTCATCTTTATACAAGAGGAGTAATAAAAAGTAAAGAGGAATTAGAAAGTATTGGAGCGTGCAAAGATGCAAAACTTATTGTGGCATGTACTCATTCAGAAGTAAGGGAGGATCTTTTTACAATTCCAAAAGTTGTTTTAAGTGGCTGTGGAAGCGGAGCTCTTTTTGATGAAAAAATTATGGAGAAGGAAAGAGTAGATTATTCAGGTGAAGTATCTTTAGACAGATTAAAAAAAGTTGCTATTCAAATGTTAGATGGAGCAGAGATGTATAAAAAAAGTGGAGGAATGCACTGTGCAGCTATTGGTAATTTACAAGGAGAGATTGTTATAAGAGAGGATATAGGAAGACATAATGCTGTGGATAAAGTTATTGGTGCTGCTTTAGATAAAGATTTTGATTTGAGAAATTCAGTTATAACTACAACTGGAAGATTATCTTTGGATATGGTTTTAAAAGCTGTTTCAACAAAGATTCCAGTTGTAGCAACAATAAGTATTCCAAGTAGCCTTGCAGTAGAGTTAGCTCAAAAGTTAGGTATTTGCTTAATTGGAAGAGTTGGAAAAAATGAACCTATAATATATACATTTGAAGAGAGAATAAAAATATAA
- a CDS encoding acetaldehyde dehydrogenase (acetylating) gives MFDKDLASIQHARDLARKGKCAANKISEYTEEQIEKIIKNMVKVANKNELYLAKMAVEETGFGKIEDKAFKNHLASTVLYDSIKDMKTIGVIEEDETKKVMSIAEPMGLILGIVPSTNPTSTAIFKSIIAVKSRNAIVFTPHPSAQKCTREAVKLMCEAAVEVGAPDCIISCLEMCTMEATNELMKASEVALIIATGGPGMVKAAYSSGKPALGVGAGNSPAYIERTANVEKAVENIIASKTFDNGTICASEQSIICEECNEIQVIKEFEKQGGYFMTEEETKKVCELLFKQGHTMNAKFVGKSADVISEAAGFKVPYGTKVLIGKQDGVGVGNPLSYEKLTTVLGFYVIKDWHEACELSIALLQNGIGHTMSIHTEDLDIVRKFAKKPAARILVNTGGSQGGTGASTGLMPSFTLGCGTWGGSSVSENVTPMHLLNIKRVAFGLIDCNKLKKDEEKEYKGITVYGSEGRVEKTLEKTSIEKELVENPELLKLMEEILASIKG, from the coding sequence ATGTTTGATAAAGACTTAGCATCTATTCAGCATGCAAGAGATTTAGCAAGAAAAGGTAAGTGTGCAGCTAACAAAATCTCTGAATACACTGAGGAACAAATTGAAAAAATAATTAAAAATATGGTTAAAGTTGCTAATAAAAATGAGTTGTACTTAGCAAAAATGGCTGTTGAAGAAACCGGATTTGGAAAAATTGAGGATAAAGCATTTAAAAATCACCTAGCTTCAACAGTTCTATATGATTCAATTAAAGATATGAAAACAATTGGTGTAATAGAGGAAGATGAAACTAAAAAAGTTATGAGTATAGCTGAGCCAATGGGACTTATTTTAGGAATCGTTCCTTCTACAAATCCAACATCAACCGCGATATTTAAATCTATAATTGCTGTTAAATCTAGAAACGCTATAGTATTCACCCCTCATCCATCAGCACAAAAATGTACAAGAGAAGCAGTAAAGCTAATGTGTGAAGCGGCAGTAGAAGTTGGAGCTCCAGATTGTATAATTAGTTGCTTAGAGATGTGTACTATGGAAGCCACAAATGAATTGATGAAAGCTTCAGAAGTAGCACTAATAATAGCAACAGGTGGACCAGGAATGGTAAAAGCAGCTTATAGTTCTGGAAAACCAGCTCTAGGAGTTGGAGCAGGAAACTCTCCAGCATATATAGAAAGAACAGCAAATGTAGAGAAAGCTGTAGAAAATATTATAGCAAGTAAAACTTTTGATAACGGAACTATCTGTGCATCTGAGCAATCGATAATTTGTGAAGAGTGTAATGAGATTCAAGTTATAAAAGAGTTTGAAAAGCAAGGTGGATACTTCATGACTGAGGAGGAAACTAAAAAAGTTTGTGAGCTTTTATTTAAACAAGGGCATACAATGAATGCTAAATTTGTGGGTAAATCAGCCGATGTTATATCTGAGGCCGCTGGATTTAAAGTTCCTTATGGGACAAAAGTTTTAATTGGAAAACAAGATGGAGTAGGAGTAGGAAATCCTTTATCTTATGAAAAGTTAACTACAGTTTTAGGATTTTATGTTATTAAAGATTGGCATGAAGCTTGTGAGTTAAGTATTGCTTTATTACAGAATGGAATTGGACATACAATGAGTATTCATACTGAAGATTTAGATATAGTGAGAAAATTTGCTAAGAAACCAGCTGCTAGAATTCTTGTTAATACAGGTGGATCTCAAGGTGGAACTGGAGCAAGCACTGGACTTATGCCATCGTTTACTTTAGGATGTGGAACATGGGGAGGAAGCTCTGTTTCTGAAAATGTGACTCCAATGCATCTTTTAAATATTAAAAGAGTAGCCTTTGGTCTTATAGATTGCAATAAATTAAAAAAAGACGAGGAAAAAGAATATAAAGGTATAACTGTTTATGGTTCTGAAGGAAGAGTAGAGAAAACATTAGAAAAAACTTCTATAGAAAAGGAATTAGTGGAAAATCCAGAGTTATTAAAGCTTATGGAAGAGATATTAGCTTCAATAAAGGGGTAA
- a CDS encoding substrate-binding domain-containing protein: protein MKKSIFLFSLLLGTTLQAGEILMGTTTSLDDTGFLTEISQNLKKETGIDLKWIAKGTGEALELGKRGDVDILFTHDPGREIKFIEDGYGLKRYPLMHNYFVIVTNNEKDLSGYPRDLNELLNKIATENSVFISRGDKSGTHSKELSMWKEAKIDKNFKNYKEAGLGMAKTLNLTSELQGFTLSDSGTFLKVKDNFKLQEVPLDEKEPLKNIYSILELSNVKDSKKEDIKTFIKFMQSKEAEEIMRKFGESEFGTPLFYIGY from the coding sequence ATGAAAAAATCTATATTTTTATTCAGTTTATTACTAGGGACGACACTTCAAGCTGGTGAAATTTTAATGGGAACTACTACATCATTAGATGACACAGGATTTTTAACAGAAATTTCTCAAAATTTAAAAAAAGAAACAGGCATTGATTTAAAATGGATAGCAAAAGGAACTGGAGAAGCACTTGAATTAGGTAAAAGAGGCGATGTGGATATTCTTTTCACTCACGATCCGGGAAGAGAGATTAAATTTATTGAAGATGGATATGGACTGAAGAGATATCCATTGATGCATAATTATTTTGTTATTGTAACGAATAATGAAAAAGATTTGTCGGGGTATCCAAGAGATTTAAATGAGCTATTAAACAAAATAGCCACAGAAAACTCTGTTTTTATTTCAAGAGGAGATAAATCGGGAACTCATTCTAAAGAGTTGTCAATGTGGAAAGAAGCAAAAATAGATAAGAATTTTAAAAATTATAAAGAAGCAGGTTTAGGAATGGCAAAAACACTGAATCTAACATCTGAATTACAAGGATTTACTTTATCAGACAGCGGAACATTTTTAAAAGTTAAAGATAATTTTAAATTACAAGAGGTTCCTTTAGATGAGAAAGAACCATTGAAGAATATATATTCTATTTTAGAGTTAAGCAATGTAAAAGATTCTAAAAAAGAGGATATAAAAACTTTTATAAAGTTTATGCAATCGAAAGAAGCAGAAGAAATAATGAGAAAGTTTGGTGAATCAGAGTTTGGAACACCACTATTTTATATAGGTTATTAA
- a CDS encoding MoaD/ThiS family protein: MLEIRFFATLRKERDNSIKIDFTEGITGYEIINYFNISEAEVSIFLVNGFHTPLEKNLNDNDIISIFPPVGGG, translated from the coding sequence ATGTTAGAGATTCGTTTTTTTGCCACTCTTCGAAAAGAACGTGATAATTCTATTAAAATTGATTTTACTGAAGGAATAACTGGATATGAAATTATAAATTATTTTAATATCTCAGAAGCTGAAGTATCTATATTTTTAGTTAATGGCTTTCACACACCTTTAGAAAAAAATTTAAATGACAATGATATTATATCTATATTTCCACCTGTTGGGGGTGGATAA
- a CDS encoding EutN/CcmL family microcompartment protein translates to MIIAKIIDNVWATRKADELNGLKFMLAEEIDAAATRKRLVAVDVIGAGIGDRVIISTGSSAREMIGRSVPVDAVVVGIIDEDCKLK, encoded by the coding sequence ATGATTATAGCAAAAATAATAGATAATGTTTGGGCAACAAGAAAAGCAGATGAACTAAATGGTTTGAAATTCATGCTAGCAGAAGAGATTGACGCAGCAGCAACAAGAAAAAGATTAGTAGCGGTAGATGTTATTGGAGCAGGGATTGGAGATAGAGTTATTATAAGTACAGGTTCTTCAGCAAGAGAGATGATCGGAAGAAGTGTTCCAGTAGATGCAGTTGTAGTTGGAATAATTGATGAAGATTGTAAGTTAAAGTAG
- a CDS encoding ATP-binding cassette domain-containing protein, with product MIKIKNLKKFYDNRLILNIPELILETGKIYSLIGRNGAGKSTLLNILAGILTSDEGKIEIDMNEVILCSQEPMFFKGSVAYNLIEPFKLRDEKIEISKIREFLKIFGISELETSLISTLSGGEKAKVQFIRTVLYNKKIAFLDEPTASLDKKSTALVEDIIVKMKNEGKLILIITHDYEQALRISDAIFEIDEGNILEKRGIYVKKN from the coding sequence ATGATAAAAATTAAAAACTTAAAAAAATTTTATGACAATAGATTAATTTTAAATATTCCAGAGCTAATTCTAGAAACGGGAAAAATTTATTCTTTAATAGGAAGAAACGGAGCAGGAAAGAGTACACTATTAAATATTTTAGCAGGGATTTTAACATCCGATGAGGGAAAGATTGAAATAGATATGAATGAGGTAATCTTATGTAGTCAGGAACCAATGTTTTTTAAAGGGAGTGTAGCTTATAATTTGATAGAGCCGTTTAAATTGAGAGATGAAAAGATAGAGATTTCAAAAATTAGAGAGTTTCTAAAAATTTTTGGAATATCAGAGCTAGAAACTTCATTAATTTCAACTTTATCAGGTGGAGAGAAAGCGAAAGTTCAATTTATAAGAACAGTTCTTTATAATAAGAAAATAGCTTTTTTAGATGAGCCAACAGCGAGTCTAGATAAGAAGAGCACGGCCTTAGTAGAAGATATAATAGTAAAAATGAAAAATGAAGGGAAACTAATTCTCATAATAACTCATGATTATGAGCAAGCATTAAGAATAAGTGATGCTATTTTTGAAATTGATGAAGGAAATATTTTGGAAAAAAGAGGGATATATGTCAAAAAAAATTAA